In Paenibacillus xylanilyticus, the genomic window AGACCAGGTCTGGTTACCGGGGCATAACGTATTACTTCTACTGTTTTGAAGACGAAGAAATATACACGTACAGCGATGTGCGCGCTGTTTACTATGACGACAATTCATTTTCCTACGCAGAGCATTATGGGGCATTTACGCCATGGCTTACCAACGTGACCTTCCGTCAATTTGCCGGAGAAGAGCTGCAGTTCCAAACGGTAAAAGTGAACAACGACCGCAGGCTCTCTTCAGGGGAGGGTGCGAAGCTGGAACTTATGACGCGAACGAACGTGGAAGATGTGAATCTGGGCAAATACATGCAGGATGTTCCTTCTCTACTTCTTGAGGATTCAAGGACATTTGAGCTATTTACCAACCCGAAGGAGCGTTTTGCCATCCTTCGGGTTGCCCGGATCGTAGATCACAGCTTTGACAAACGAACTCAACAACTTATCCTTACCATTGAAACGGAAGAAGGGGAGCTGCTTCCTCTGACGCTTCCTTATTCCATGGACTGGCAAATGATGATCCAGCGTCTAGAGTCAGGATACGGAGCCGCCTCGCTTGAACACTTTTATGCTTTTGTTCGAATGGAACAGAGCACATTGTACCCAATTAGCTTTCTAAAGGGACAACGGGTAATCAGCCTGAAATTGGATATAGGCTATGGAAGGGCGGGTAGACTTGGAAGACTATAATCAGTTCATGCTTCAGATCGGCGGCTGGGCAGAAGAATTGCTGCTGCGCGGGATATCCCAATTTACTTTGAAGGATGTTGGCGTGTTAGAACAGTTTCTTGCGGAGATCAAACGGTATCAACTGACATTCCTTGAGGAAATTGTAGGGCTATTGATAACCGAAGGACGCCGCCTGGCTCTCGGTGATGGTAACGAGGAGCTTCTGCTGAGCCATTATTGCCGCTTAACCCAGTACGTACAACTAAGCATTCAGGAATCGTCCTGAAGCTATGCGAAAGATTTGCAGAAGCGAGTGCCTCTGCAAATCTTTTTTTGTGGAGAGAGCGTTATTTGGTTAACTTTTTACTTACGGGATCTATTCAAATACGTATACCATGCACCATGCTTCTCACAATTCAGTAGTAATATTCGCTTAGATGTCATATCCCGGTTTATGATGCATACCATTAGGCGAATGCGGTCATAAGGGAGGAAACAGACATGTCGATGAGCGAGCCACTGTTAACTCAAATCGTAAAACAACAACTTCCGGCCGGCGCTAATGTCGTCACTATACTTAAACCTGTCGAACATCCAGCCATCTATGCGGCAGATCTCACCGGAGACGGGATGCCGGAGATCGCTGCGGTTTATAAACTGGATGGAGAATTAACCTTGTTGATTTTGAAATTTGTGCAAGGACAATGGACGAAGATGTCGGTCACCAAAGGATTGGGGTACAACGCAACCTTGCTTACAGCTGCACCTGTAACATCTACGGCAAGAAACAATCTAATTGTTGGCTGGCAGCTCGGCTCCATCTGGTCCAAACTTGCTGTATATGAGTGGACAGAAGCAGGCTTAACGGACGTAGCCCCAGCTGATTTATATTTCAGTCATGCCGAGATTATTGATATGCCCGGTCAGCATGGAAGAGACGGAAAAGTGGAGATCGCGCTTTGGACGCATGATACCGGGGAGGCTTATCAGGTTGATATTATTAGATGGCAAAATGGGAAATGGGTACCTGCCACAGACGTATACATGTATTACTTTCCCAAGGTTGTACAGTACTACGAACAATTAACTCAGCATTATCCGGACTACACCTTTTACTGGTATTATCTTGCCGATGCTCAGTATCGCGCCGGGTTATTACCGGCTGCCCTGATTTCAGTTCAAAAAGCGCTAAGTTTCAACGAACCTTACCCATCCCGGGAAGCGCTGCTTGAATTGGAGAAACAGATTAAACAAAGTATGGGAGGTAGTCATGTACGTGAAACCACCTGGTTATTCCCCATTTCGGTAAGAACGATTCAGGGAACCCGGTGGGGCTATATGGATGCACAGGGTCGGATCCGGCTGGAGCCTGTACTTGATGACGCTCGTGATTTTCAGCCGAATGGCCTGGCTGTCGTTGTGAAGGATGACAAGGCTGGTGTGATTAATCTGAATGGCCAGTATGTTGTTCAGCCTGTATATGATTCCATTAATTCATTCGAAGAAGAACGGGCAATTGTGATTGACGCTCAAGGCTTTAAAATGATCGATGAACAAGGTCATGTGCTTACGAAACGGGCTTATCCTTTTATCGCAAATACGAGTGATGGGCGGGCGCTTTTCTATGATATTTCCGGAGGTCAGGCAGGTGGAGATGCCAGTCGTTACGGCTACCTGGACGCTGCTGGCAATGAGGTGATCCGAGCACAATTCGTATCAGCCTACGATTTTAACAACGGTAAAGCGGTTGTTCAGATTAAAGACAATGAGTTCGCACTCATAGATCGTAATGGAAATCGACTGGCGACATACCCTTACGCATATGTGGGACCGCTGGGAGACGGTTTACTTGCTTTCCAGAAGGAGACACCCGGAAAGTACGGCTATATCGATGAACGAGGTCAGGTCCGAATTGAACCTAAATTTACTACAGCACTTCCTTTCAATGGTGGGCACGCGATTGTGAATACAGCAGAGGACTACAAATCCATGTATGGTGTCATTAACACGCAAGGCGAATTTGTCATTAAACCAGCTTACAATGATATCCGAGATTTAGGGGAACAGCGTTTTGCACTGGGGCAGGCCATTGATCCGGAGCAGCCTTTCATTGGCTCATTGTATGCGATTGCAGATGTTAATGGCAGGAGGCTAACAGAGTTCACTTACAGGGACGTGGGCGACTACAAAGGGGGGCTCGCATCTGCATCGGATGGAAGACAGACTGTTCTGCTTGATCTGAGCGGGCGTCCAGCACCGGGATATCCCCGTGTAGAGGGTTCCGGTACACTGGAAGTCGTAGCACCGGATTTGATCAAAGCAAACGTTGATCAGCGTCTTTTGTATGTCAATCGAGCCGGACAGATCATCTGGCGGCAAAATACAATCGTTCCCCTTCAGCCACCTTACCGTGTTCGTGAAGAGAAGTATAAACCCAATATCGATTATCTGGTTTATTATCCCCAGGTGGAAGGATTAACCGACCAGGCCGCACAACTGGCACTTAATTTGAAATTGAGGAACTTGTCTCAGGTCAAACCGATTCCTCCAGACCAGAAGCTGGATTACAGCTACACAGGGGATTTTGATATTACCTTTTATCTGCAACAGCTGCTTCAGCTGCAGCTTACGGGATATAACTATCCTTTTGGGGCTGCACACGGTATGCCTACGATGATCTATGCCATTATTAATCTCACCAGCGGGCAGCTGTACGAGTTAAAGGACTTGTTTAAGCCGAATAGCGACTACGTAAAAGTATTAAGTCAGATTGTAGGAGATCAGATCAAAAATGATCCTCAGTATTCTTATGTATTTCCGGATACCTATGAAGGAATTAGCCCGAACCAGCCATTTTTCGTGACGGCAGACGCACTGCATCTGTATTTCAATCCCTATGAGATCGCTCCGTACGCAGCGGGATTCCCGACATTTACGATTCCTTTTGTCCAGATCAGGGACATTATTAATACTGAGGGTTCGTTTTGGAAAGCGTTCCATATGTAATGTAGGAGTGTAATATAACGTTCATGATGAAGCCATATTCCATATGGCTTTTTTTGTTCAATAAAGGAGTACGTAATCATAACCACTCAAAAAGTGTAACTTTGACGGCACAGATCGCGTTTAGATAGTAGGGGTGATTGACTTGCTGGATAGTGGCGTGAAACGTTTCTTACTATTGGGCCTGGTGTTTGTGGGGCTGATTATAACGGGTGCAATTGTCCTCGAAGTATTGGAAGGATATCAGATTACAACGACGGAGTTTTACGGGATACGCAATATCGGTTTTGTAACATACTCACTGTCATTGCTTTTTGCATACGGTCATCACTTGGCTGCCATCTACGTAATTATTGTGATTCCCATCTCTTGGTTATTACGCAAACGGGTTCACAGTACTATGATTAGAATATTGATTTACATTTGCAGCTGGGGAGTGGGCGGGATTTGGGTGTTCGATCAACTGTACTCCGAATATTTCGTCGTAGGATATGGTCTAAATCGTATGACATCCATATGGATCTTTGCTGTAATCGGATTGCTGTACGCTATAGCTGAACATAGGATTTTAAAGAGTAGAAGCGCTTAAGGCGATTTTATGGGGGGAAGCGGATGTTTGCAATACTATAGTACTATTTAAATGGAAAGAATGATAAAAATTTCACAAAGGTTAGTTTTCATTTGAACTTGCTCTAAAAATATATGGATGGGAAATTATGTTATACTATTAAGTATATATACATAATATTTAATTAATTCCATACAGAAAGGAGGTAGCACAATAATTTAAGTTGTCAGGAGGAATTGTTTTGTATCATGCAGGTTTTTGGATCAGACTGGGTGCAGCAATTTTGGATGGGTTGATTATAGGATTGCCTTTAGCTGTTATAGCAGGAGCACTGACTGGGAACTTTGATAGTAATGATCCGTTCGTTAATTTATTAAGTTCGTTATATTCCATTTTATTACCTGTTTTTTGGAGTGGCCGAACAATCGGAAAGCGCATATGTGGAATCCGGATTCGCAAATACGATACGCATGAACCACCAGGAATTGTTGCAATGTTGCTGCGAGTCGTTGTAGCGGGAATCGTGTATGGAATTACTTTGGGGATCGGATTTATAGTTAGTATTATTATGGTGGCCGTACGTGAAGATAAACGTGCAATTCATGATTTCATCGCAGGTACAGAAGTTGTTTGGGATTAATTAAAATTTCGGCCGTGCAGGGATAAAATCCTGTGTGGCTAGGATTTTAACAAAACTAGATAAAACGGAAGTTTAATTTCGTATACCAAATACAATTCACACATTTATCCATATGATATTAGAAAAATATCGAGGGCTATAGAAACGAAAAGAAACAAAAATCCATGAAGAAATGAATTCAAATTATGAAGAGATAGTTTGGGATTGATAATTGGGTTGGTTAAGTTTTTAAACATACTGTTTCACAAAACTCGTATTTTGTACATATGTTAATGTAATTAATGTACACTGGAGTCGTGTTACAGCGTCTATTGGATATTCCTATAGTCCCAGTTTTCCCTTCGCTGGAATATAGGGCTTCAGCAGACAAAAACCCGCTATTTCCCACGCAAAATAACCTGGACTATATTCGCCTAACAGCAGGTCTTCTCCCGTCACAACCGTTTTGATCTAACGTTTTCCGTTAGTTAATGCTATGTATCATTAAAACTAAACTTCATTATGTAATCCTCTTCAACTAATTCAGTCTCACCATTTATCAAAAGAGATGAAAATTTTTCGAAAAGTTGTTTTATCTCAGTATTATCATTAATTAGATCAATACTTTTTCTATATTCATTTTCGTTCTTATATTTTGATATTTCAATCCACTTACTTTTTTCTTGATTACTATTTATACAGAAAGATTGAAAGTCTATGTAAGACGCATAAATCTCCGCTGATTTTTTTTGAATCTCTAAGTACTCATCTATTCTATCAGGCTGAATTTGGTATCGATAAACTTTAACAAACATTTATATTGCACCTCCTATTTTTACTGATTAATTATAGAAGAAGAGTACTTTTGTGTAAATATTCTGAGTAATCTTTAAACTAACCTGCCCGTTAGTTTAATAAATTGAAGGACAAGATATGATTAGATACATGCCTAATCGCAAATAGGAACATGTTCTTGTCCCTCGAAACTTGCTCCTTTTGCAGTGCTTTAACAAAGTTTCTTGATCTCCGCAAAAACTCAAAAATGCACCTCAATTGTAAGTAGTGGTTAACAATTGGGGTGCATTTCATATCCTTTAGCTTCTTTTATATTACATGAATGATTAATATCAATCCTTAGGCAATTCATTAAAGAAAGTGACATCTTCTATCGGTAATCTTACCGTCCGGTGTCCGGGCTTCACTGCCTTGCCGATGGCGATAAGCATAACAGGAGCGTATCTCGCCGGAATATCAAACTCTTCTACAAATTTTACTTGGTCAAAGCCGCCCATCGGGACCGTATCATATCCTTTTGCACGAGCGACAAGCATTAGCTGCATGGACACCAGTCCACTATCAATAAATACTTTTCGGAGTACATTTTCTGGAGACATACTCGCGAACAGTCTTTGGTATCGCTCCACGAATGATTTAGCTGTCTCTTCAGGCATGTACCCCGCATCTACCGCCATCCCGTAAACTTTCTCGGCCAATTTATAGCCTTCCAAATCTCCGAGTATCGCAATGACAGCTGAAGCCTCAATCACTTGCTGCTGGCTGTTGGCGATTGGAAGCAGTTTCTGTTTTAGCTCCTGCGAGTCGATGACGAGAAACCTCCACGGCTGGAGATTGGCGCCAGAAGGAGCCAGTGTAGCTAGCTGCAATATATCCTTCATTTCCTCCCGTGAGATCTTCACTTCGGAATCATAGTATCTTACAGATCTCCGATCTTGAATAACATCAAAAAACTGCGCCTCCACCTTCTGTGACGATTGTTCAACGGACATGCTTCTCTCCTCCTCATAATTACCTTGCCCCAAGTTGGCACAAGATGTTCTAAATAATTAGTAGTAGACCTTTATCAAAACAAATTCAACCATTGCAGTTAAATAAGCTTTATTGTTACTATAAATTATTTAGTATATACTTTAAAGTAGACACATTATTTTTATATAGCTCTATATATTAGACTAACTATACTATAGTAAGGGATGATTTTGTGGATATACGCAAAGAGGACGAACAATGCCTCATCTCCATTCGCGAGGCGTTGGAGGTTGTTCGTGGAAAATGGGCTATTTTGGTACTCACCTTACTTAGTCTAGGTCCGCAGAGATTTAATCAGATGCGAAGATATTTAGACAATGTCAGCATCAAGTCTTTAACGGATGTCCTGCGTCATTTGGAGCGGCATGAAGTGGTCAACCGCCAGGTGTTTCCTACCTCACCTGTTACTGTTGAGTATTCACTAACAGATAAAGGAAGGGCGTACATACCCGTACTTCGGGAGATGCGCATATGGGGTGAAACCTGGGGAGGAACATCGGAAGGCATTGATGATGACGAACCCCCGCTTGGGTAAAGTAATAGTTTAGACTGGCTCTTAAAAATGAAACGGCAACAGCTAGGGACCAGAAAATAAAGAATTAAGTTCATGTGATTAATGTTTAGAATTGCATCTAATCGGTAATTGGACTATGTTCTTGTCCATTCCGGTAATCGGTACAAGTTCTTGTCATTGGCTTGGGACAAGAATTTGTACCGATAAAATAAAAAAGCCGCTAAATTAACGACTTCAATGGGTATATGTTCTTGTTTCTCGGGAACCTCCTTCATCATAGACACAGACACAGTGATATCCGGAATCAGTCAGATTGATTTTGATCAGCTCAGATATGTTCTTCTCATCTTCCACAATAAGAATATTTATCATTTTGTAGTTCACGTTTATCCAAACCCCTTTTTAGTAAAAGGCCGCCGGACTCGTGTTCCTTTCCCCCAACTTCAGCCTGGTCAGGTATATCATTGATCGTAGCTTCACAATCATTATAGTTATACTCCCGAATTGTATCATAATTGCATCATGCAGCAGCCTGGACCGGTTTAATATAAAGACCGAGAAGCCTTTTATCAAGGGTTCTCGGCTTTTCTGATAACAAGCTCTGTATTGAAATACTTAGTGGAAAATTGAATAGTAAACATAGCATTTTGTGCGATCTGAATTATCTTAATTTATAGAATGTTCTTGCATTCTCTCCAAACAGACCGGACCGGTTCTCTTCCACCCATGATTGTGGAATTGTATTATTCAAGATACCAAGAACATCATCGTAGCTTGCAGCTAGCAAACAGACCGGCCAATCCGAACCAAACATAATACGCTCCGGACCAAATATACGAATAATTTGTTCAATATACGGCTTAAAATGTTCCACATCCCAATGATCATGATCAGCTTCGGTTACCATTCCAGAAATTTTACAATAGATCTTTGGATGTTTTGCTATCTCTCCCATCAGGAATTCCCATGGTTCAAAAAGATGTTCCTTTATACGAGGCTTACCGATATGATTAATAACCCCTCTTAAGTCAGGAACCTCTTTGAGAAGTTCATTAAGTACAGCCAGTTGATTTTCTCGGACAAGAATATCTATAGGGATATCCAAGGATGCATAGTATTTAAGCGCTTCCAAATATGGCTTTTCAAGCACACGGCTGACATCAACCATCTCCTGCAACATCAGGCGGAAGCCAACGAACTTCTTATGTTTACGGAAAAGATCGAAATGTTCCCTATGCGATGGAGTAAATAAATCTAGCCAACCTACTACACCCAATATCGAATCCGACAGATTGGCCAATTCCAACAAATATTCGCTTTCTTCAATAGTAGGTGCGGCCTGCACAACTATTGTTCCGTCGATGTTATGCTTCTTTAAGTGAATTTCATAATCTTGTGGCAAAAAATCTCTGTATAAAATAGGTAATTCTTTATTTATCCAGCCATAATCGTTACGTGATATTGACCAATAATGCTGATGAGCATCAATTCGCATAATAAACTCACTCCCTCTCGTGGTGCTTTAATTTTACACACCTTTAATGAGGATAGGAAATATCTAATTCTTGCAAGTTTATATCCAATGATGATGTTATATATTAATAACTTGTACACTATGAGGGGGGATTTACATGGATCCTTTTCGTCGGTACAAGTTCTTGTGCTCAACAGCTAGTTTCAGACCGATACTTCTCTTTTTACCCCGATAAATCTAAGGGGTTAGTTTAATGAAATAGATCAAATATTTATACTAGACAGTTTCACCTTGTTCCCAATCGTTCTCCGAAATGGAACAGAGTTTTTCCCTTCAGAGAACGATTGTAGCCTTATCCAACCACTTTAATTCTATCGATAATATAGCGCACAGTTAGAAAAAGCGGTTCAGGATCTGTTCGATGTCATTTGGCTCTGTAATCTCAGGACCGAAAGCAGCTTTAGGTTGTTTATTGTTATTCCAAGGCTCCAACGTACAAGCATCATGAACATTTGCTATTTTCCAGGTCAGGGCATTGGCAAAAGTTGTACCTGTGTTCTGTCCATGAATATGATTAATCCAAATTGGTTCTTTAATATGAATGAACTCCCTGGGAACCTTAAATGCATCGCGCCAGGTATAGCGGGCCGCTTGTCCTCTCAAATACTCGTCTACCTTGATAATAGTTACACCGTAACTGGGAAGCCAGAAAAAAAATTTTCCTAGCCGCTTTTGTACCGAGTCGTAGATGTAACCGTATTGCGGTATTAAGGCAACGGTATCTTTGTGAGGTTTATAGGCGTGCAGCTTTTTGATAAATCTTGGTGATACATATCGTCACTGGACAGATACACGCGGTACAAATACTTGAACTTTTCAATATCTCGCATAATATGAGACTGGTAATCTTTAGGTGTTACAAAGCAGATATGGGAAGGCAGGGAAGGATACTTTTTTAGTGTCTCATTTATAAGCTTCTCAGACTTCGGATCATATAGCACATAGCAGGTAAAATCCTGAGAAGATTGAAGGAGTAGGCTTTTGAGTGCAAATTTCATGAATAAATTTATTCTGTATTCTATCCATCGAGTGGTCAGTCGATCCGCTGTCGCTCCCCAGTTATTAAAGAGCATTTCAACAATGAGTTTTTTTTCCTCAGACACGCGCCTAGCCCTCCTTTGATGTTCAGAAATGTTCTATTCAGACCACGAATTCCCTTAATACCAGTTCAATCTCGCTTCCATGAGGATTAGGAAATCCTGAGACAGTTCAGCGTATATCTGCGAAAATGTCCATTCTCCGCTCCAACCATTCCCTGTCAGACGCTTCGGGTCAAAACCGTAGTTGTTGAAGTTAATCTCAATCACAACTTTTCTTGTCATATCCGCCTCCTCTTAAAATCTTACAACCCTTCCTGTCAAAAGAACTTACTGTCTTTATCCCATTCTGCCACTCTATAAGTTATGAAAAATTAAACAAGACGTAACGGACACTTGAACTGATCTTGATGAAGATATGGGGTAAATACCCCACAAGTTTAGACCCAGTGTAAAAAATCGCATGAAAGCTTCCAAATTTTATAGCACTAAAATCGAATGGCAGTACATGAAAAACTTTTGCAAAAGCTCCTACTGTTTGGTGCAATGTAGTGGTACAGAGATTATAAAGATCTTATTACAACCATGGAGGGATCGTTTTGACTAAGAGCAAACAGCAACAAGAGGCGCATGGAATCGGACAGATCGAACAGCAGCTGAATCATCAGATGGAGGCGGCTGCAGAAATTCAAGGACAATCGAAACTCGACCAAGAAATTAAAAAAGCCACACACCGTCATCTTGATCAATCGAACAAGCTTTCAGAATAAGGAGAATTCTCATGAACAAACAAAGAGCGATTGAAATTTCGGAATCGGCCATTATGAAAAATGTAACCTACCAGGATGCCCCTATCGTAATCCAGCATGTGAATGAGGATGAAACGGCTCGAATCTATCCGATCGGAAACTCGGAGCAGGAAATGACTGTTCCTTTGTCCAGTCTGACTGAGTATCCTTAGAATGCGACGGATTAGGAACGCGATCACCTTTCAGCACACCCTTAAATCTTATTGGTGTACAATAAAACCGGAGCGTTTAAGCTCCGGTTTACAAAACATCAGATAAATTTATTTCATAATTAAAATGAAGTGAAGGCACCGATTTTTCCTTCTGATGTGCCAGAATCACCCAGCTTATTTCGTGTCTTAAACTGCGTGACAGCATACATACAAGTCACTGTCCTTGGCTGGGATAAGAAATTGTACCGATAAAAAAAGCCGCTAAAATAGCGACTTGGATTGAAACAATGTTGTTGTACCCCATTTTGACGATTGACGTTGTTCTTCCCTTCATTTTATCCGGGTAACGCCAAACCTCCCCTTGGTACAGATTTTTTTGTATTTCTACTCGCTTTGCACAGTGAATTTATATTAACTTTAAGCTTTGCGGAGCATTTGTCTCTTGCTTAGCTGCAATAGCATATCTTTCGTCATGGCCTTCAAGTCGTAGCGGGTGTGAAATCCCCATTCTGTTTTCGCTGCCGTTGCATCAATGGAATGCGGCCAGCTATCGGCAATGGCCTGCCTCTTCGGATCAACGTCATAATCGAGGATAAAGCCGGGAATCTCTTCCCGAATCGCTGCAGCGATCGCCTCCGGATCCACGCTCATTGCGGTGACATTAAAAGAATTTCGGTGTATCAATCGGCATGAATCCGCTTCCATAAAATCAATGATAGCGTTCAGGGCATCCGGCATATACATCATGTCCATGTTTGAGTCTTTGGCAATATAA contains:
- a CDS encoding WG repeat-containing protein, which codes for MSMSEPLLTQIVKQQLPAGANVVTILKPVEHPAIYAADLTGDGMPEIAAVYKLDGELTLLILKFVQGQWTKMSVTKGLGYNATLLTAAPVTSTARNNLIVGWQLGSIWSKLAVYEWTEAGLTDVAPADLYFSHAEIIDMPGQHGRDGKVEIALWTHDTGEAYQVDIIRWQNGKWVPATDVYMYYFPKVVQYYEQLTQHYPDYTFYWYYLADAQYRAGLLPAALISVQKALSFNEPYPSREALLELEKQIKQSMGGSHVRETTWLFPISVRTIQGTRWGYMDAQGRIRLEPVLDDARDFQPNGLAVVVKDDKAGVINLNGQYVVQPVYDSINSFEEERAIVIDAQGFKMIDEQGHVLTKRAYPFIANTSDGRALFYDISGGQAGGDASRYGYLDAAGNEVIRAQFVSAYDFNNGKAVVQIKDNEFALIDRNGNRLATYPYAYVGPLGDGLLAFQKETPGKYGYIDERGQVRIEPKFTTALPFNGGHAIVNTAEDYKSMYGVINTQGEFVIKPAYNDIRDLGEQRFALGQAIDPEQPFIGSLYAIADVNGRRLTEFTYRDVGDYKGGLASASDGRQTVLLDLSGRPAPGYPRVEGSGTLEVVAPDLIKANVDQRLLYVNRAGQIIWRQNTIVPLQPPYRVREEKYKPNIDYLVYYPQVEGLTDQAAQLALNLKLRNLSQVKPIPPDQKLDYSYTGDFDITFYLQQLLQLQLTGYNYPFGAAHGMPTMIYAIINLTSGQLYELKDLFKPNSDYVKVLSQIVGDQIKNDPQYSYVFPDTYEGISPNQPFFVTADALHLYFNPYEIAPYAAGFPTFTIPFVQIRDIINTEGSFWKAFHM
- a CDS encoding RDD family protein, coding for MYHAGFWIRLGAAILDGLIIGLPLAVIAGALTGNFDSNDPFVNLLSSLYSILLPVFWSGRTIGKRICGIRIRKYDTHEPPGIVAMLLRVVVAGIVYGITLGIGFIVSIIMVAVREDKRAIHDFIAGTEVVWD
- a CDS encoding nitroreductase family protein, which gives rise to MSVEQSSQKVEAQFFDVIQDRRSVRYYDSEVKISREEMKDILQLATLAPSGANLQPWRFLVIDSQELKQKLLPIANSQQQVIEASAVIAILGDLEGYKLAEKVYGMAVDAGYMPEETAKSFVERYQRLFASMSPENVLRKVFIDSGLVSMQLMLVARAKGYDTVPMGGFDQVKFVEEFDIPARYAPVMLIAIGKAVKPGHRTVRLPIEDVTFFNELPKD
- a CDS encoding helix-turn-helix domain-containing protein yields the protein MDIRKEDEQCLISIREALEVVRGKWAILVLTLLSLGPQRFNQMRRYLDNVSIKSLTDVLRHLERHEVVNRQVFPTSPVTVEYSLTDKGRAYIPVLREMRIWGETWGGTSEGIDDDEPPLG
- a CDS encoding amidohydrolase family protein produces the protein MRIDAHQHYWSISRNDYGWINKELPILYRDFLPQDYEIHLKKHNIDGTIVVQAAPTIEESEYLLELANLSDSILGVVGWLDLFTPSHREHFDLFRKHKKFVGFRLMLQEMVDVSRVLEKPYLEALKYYASLDIPIDILVRENQLAVLNELLKEVPDLRGVINHIGKPRIKEHLFEPWEFLMGEIAKHPKIYCKISGMVTEADHDHWDVEHFKPYIEQIIRIFGPERIMFGSDWPVCLLAASYDDVLGILNNTIPQSWVEENRSGLFGENARTFYKLR
- a CDS encoding glycosyltransferase → MSEEKKLIVEMLFNNWGATADRLTTRWIEYRINLFMKFALKSLLLQSSQDFTCYVLYDPKSEKLINETLKKYPSLPSHICFVTPKDYQSHIMRDIEKFKYLYRVYLSSDDMYHQDLSKSCTPINLTKIPLP
- a CDS encoding H-type small acid-soluble spore protein, producing MNKQRAIEISESAIMKNVTYQDAPIVIQHVNEDETARIYPIGNSEQEMTVPLSSLTEYP